A section of the Salminus brasiliensis chromosome 10, fSalBra1.hap2, whole genome shotgun sequence genome encodes:
- the haus2 gene encoding HAUS augmin-like complex subunit 2: MWDPNPYSVTPAAKVLSRCVHSGTMSQKELDAVPREPEVFSPRLLEAEQLNRMKHEIDQVSLDLELLTLEKNTADVTHHYYLSQRFASLQQFTSHLQDVLREQTSLRQRLMKPLCQQNLPVQVDLHRYVVELMGMMVEFIENLEKKIQMVRSIPATDESLSNLNNAMTQLLAQVTEVESLTKQVLQRQGQPKEDIKDTSS; this comes from the exons ATGTGGGACCCCAATCCTTACTCAGTGACGCCAGCAGCAAAGGTCCTGTCGAGATGTGTTCACTCTGGCACGATGTCCCAG AAGGAGCTCGACGCAGTACCACGAGAACCAGAGGTGTTTTCCCCTCGCCTGCTTGAAGCTGAGCAGCTCAACAGGATGAAGCATGAGATTGACCAG gtgAGTTTGGATTTGGAGCTGCTAACACTGGAGAAAAACACTGCAGATGTGACTCATCATTACTATCTCA gcCAGCGGTTTGCGTCATTACAGCAGTTTACGTCACACCTTCAGGACGTCTTGAGAGAACAGACAAGTTTGCGGCAAAGGCTAATGAAACCTCTTTGTCAGCAGAACCTGCCAGTACAGGTTGATCTTCACAG GTATGTGGTCGAGCTAatgggaatgatggtggagttCATCGAGAACTTGGAGAAGAAAATACAGATGGTCCGTTCAATTCCAGCCACTGATGAATCTTTGAGTAATCTG AACAATGCCATGACGCAGCTCCTGGCTCAGGTCACAGAGGTGGAGAGTTTGACCAAGCAAGTGCTTCAGCGACAGGGCCAACCAAAGGAAGATATCAAAGATACGTCTAGTTGA